A window from uncultured Desulfobacter sp. encodes these proteins:
- a CDS encoding MalY/PatB family protein, protein MTVSWDFDQIIDRSNTGSAKWEPSVLEQKFGKGRGNLLPLWVADMDFTCPDVIFDAIEQRLAHRIFGYSLNDSRHNEALINWFARRHGWQIQSDSIVNTPGIVPAVNYLIQCFTKPGDGVLIQPPVYYPFAQAIITNGRHVIENSLKLNNYRYDMDFKDLEEKTRDPRVKLAILCSPHNPVGRVWHQAELEQFGTICQKNNVLVFADEIHCDLVMPGFKHTSYQSISPELTRGSIAGIAASKTFNLAGLAHSCLVIPNEIHRWEMAHFFNCLGLNSTGTANLFGAIAARAAYKGAESWLVDLIKYIYDNYLYLKERIEKELPGVRVFDLEATYLPWIDFNPLGLSPEKIIEIVEEKAELALDHGNWFGQSGSGFERINIACPRKLLSKATDALISAFIPYCK, encoded by the coding sequence ATGACAGTTTCATGGGATTTTGATCAGATCATTGACAGAAGCAACACAGGTTCGGCAAAGTGGGAACCATCTGTACTGGAGCAAAAATTCGGCAAGGGACGGGGAAACCTTCTGCCGTTATGGGTGGCGGATATGGATTTTACCTGCCCGGATGTTATTTTCGATGCCATTGAACAGCGTCTGGCCCACAGGATTTTCGGGTACAGTTTGAATGACAGCCGGCACAATGAGGCACTGATTAACTGGTTCGCCCGGCGGCACGGATGGCAGATCCAGTCCGATTCAATTGTCAATACACCGGGCATTGTACCTGCTGTAAACTATCTTATCCAGTGTTTTACCAAACCCGGAGACGGGGTATTGATCCAGCCGCCGGTCTATTATCCCTTTGCCCAGGCCATTATAACTAATGGGCGGCATGTAATTGAGAATTCACTGAAGCTGAACAATTACCGGTATGATATGGATTTTAAAGACCTGGAAGAAAAAACCCGTGATCCAAGGGTCAAACTTGCTATTTTATGTTCACCACACAATCCCGTTGGCCGGGTCTGGCACCAGGCTGAGCTTGAACAATTCGGGACCATCTGCCAAAAAAACAATGTCCTGGTGTTTGCCGATGAAATACATTGTGATCTGGTCATGCCCGGATTCAAGCACACCAGTTATCAGTCCATCTCTCCTGAACTGACCCGGGGCTCCATTGCCGGTATTGCCGCGTCAAAAACATTTAATCTGGCAGGCCTGGCTCATTCATGCCTGGTCATTCCCAACGAAATCCATCGCTGGGAAATGGCCCATTTTTTTAACTGCCTTGGACTTAATTCAACCGGTACCGCCAATTTATTTGGCGCCATTGCGGCTCGGGCGGCCTATAAAGGGGCAGAATCCTGGCTGGTGGATCTGATCAAATATATTTATGATAATTACCTATATTTGAAAGAACGAATCGAAAAAGAACTGCCGGGGGTACGGGTGTTTGATCTTGAAGCCACCTATCTGCCGTGGATTGATTTTAATCCGTTGGGACTATCACCGGAAAAAATCATTGAGATCGTAGAAGAAAAAGCAGAACTTGCCCTTGATCACGGCAACTGGTTCGGCCAGAGCGGGTCAGGATTTGAGCGGATAAATATTGCCTGTCCAAGAAAATTGTTATCCAAGGCAACAGATGCCCTGATCAGCGCATTTATCCCATATTGCAAATAA
- a CDS encoding Bax inhibitor-1/YccA family protein: MNTNLSYQQTGVMTRVNEFIRSTYNWMAIGLAATGVTSYFVSQSPAVMQAVYGNPIMPWVLFIGLIVMCGYISARIQKMQASTATGLYVGMTVLYGICLAPIFMIYTQASIASTFFICAATFGAASVYGMITKKDLTGMGQFLMMGLFGIIIAMVVNIFIQSSAMQTIISMVAVVLFTGLTAYDTQKLKSMAVTLPMDATGAMVRKGAILGALSLYLDFMGLFVNLLSLLGVARD; encoded by the coding sequence ATGAACACAAATCTTTCCTATCAGCAAACCGGGGTAATGACCCGGGTTAATGAGTTTATCAGAAGCACATACAACTGGATGGCCATTGGCCTTGCCGCCACCGGCGTGACCTCATATTTTGTATCTCAAAGTCCTGCAGTGATGCAGGCTGTTTACGGTAACCCCATCATGCCATGGGTGCTATTTATTGGCCTCATTGTCATGTGCGGATATATCAGTGCCCGGATTCAAAAAATGCAGGCAAGCACAGCCACAGGGCTTTATGTGGGTATGACCGTTCTTTACGGTATCTGTCTTGCCCCGATTTTTATGATCTATACCCAGGCATCCATTGCCTCTACTTTTTTTATCTGCGCTGCGACCTTTGGTGCCGCAAGCGTTTACGGCATGATAACCAAAAAAGATCTCACAGGCATGGGTCAGTTTTTGATGATGGGCCTCTTTGGTATCATCATTGCCATGGTTGTAAATATTTTTATTCAAAGCTCAGCCATGCAGACCATCATCTCCATGGTTGCGGTGGTGCTGTTCACAGGTCTTACTGCATATGATACCCAGAAACTCAAATCCATGGCGGTCACCCTTCCCATGGATGCAACCGGAGCCATGGTCCGTAAAGGCGCCATCCTTGGCGCGTTAAGCCTTTACCTTGATTTTATGGGGCTTTTCGTTAATCTGCTTAGCCTGCTTGGTGTAGCAAGGGACTAA
- the lpdA gene encoding dihydrolipoyl dehydrogenase, with protein sequence MAEHIIIIGAGPGGYVAALRAAGLGAKVTLIEKENLGGTCLNHGCIPSKIMKNSADLLLSCLKAESMGVKITGTVTPDIAVLMARKEKVLDGQRKGLAGLLEKAGVNVVMGRAKIVSQGKVEVMQEKEEPTTYSYDKLIIAAGTVPMDVSAFAFDHEKILSSNDLLALDYIPKSLTIVGGGVIGCEFAFIFNALGSQVTIVEAMERVLPLPGVDASCSKLLLREMKKRKIKVFTNTIVARADHTNDWLTIALDVSPFTETSEKLKTKSIESDVMAVCIGRRSVANDLGPENIDLETDGTGWIAVDEYMQTRVDNVYAIGDVLGPKHVMLAHVAYHEGLVAAANACGQTGAPKTAMSYDTVPGAIFTIPEIGTVGLTEEQAREQGMDIETAVVNFRSLGKAHAIDQIAGEAKMIVEKASGKVLGVHITGPHATDLIAEAALAVSNGLTAADIAHTIHAHPTLAEIMGEASLKILGTPLHG encoded by the coding sequence CTATGTTGCCGCACTCAGGGCTGCGGGCCTTGGGGCAAAGGTGACCTTGATTGAAAAAGAAAATTTGGGGGGAACCTGTCTTAACCATGGCTGTATCCCGTCTAAAATAATGAAAAATTCAGCTGATCTGCTGCTCAGCTGTCTTAAAGCCGAAAGTATGGGGGTAAAAATAACAGGCACCGTTACCCCAGACATCGCCGTTCTTATGGCACGAAAAGAAAAGGTACTTGACGGCCAGAGAAAGGGACTTGCAGGGCTTCTTGAAAAGGCTGGTGTCAATGTCGTCATGGGCCGGGCAAAAATTGTTTCGCAGGGTAAAGTCGAGGTGATGCAGGAGAAGGAAGAGCCCACAACTTATTCTTACGACAAACTAATTATTGCTGCTGGTACGGTGCCCATGGACGTTTCAGCGTTTGCCTTTGATCATGAAAAAATTTTGTCGTCCAATGATCTTTTGGCATTGGATTACATTCCCAAATCCTTAACCATCGTGGGCGGCGGGGTGATCGGCTGTGAGTTTGCCTTTATATTCAATGCGCTGGGATCTCAGGTGACCATCGTTGAGGCCATGGAGAGGGTACTTCCCCTGCCAGGCGTTGACGCGTCTTGCTCAAAGCTGTTGCTGCGTGAAATGAAAAAACGTAAAATCAAAGTGTTTACGAATACAATTGTTGCCCGGGCTGACCATACAAATGACTGGCTTACGATTGCTCTGGATGTCAGCCCATTTACAGAGACGTCTGAAAAGCTGAAAACAAAATCCATTGAATCCGATGTTATGGCTGTGTGTATCGGCCGGCGTTCTGTGGCAAACGATCTGGGTCCTGAAAATATCGACCTTGAAACAGATGGAACCGGTTGGATTGCCGTGGATGAATATATGCAGACCCGTGTTGACAATGTTTATGCCATTGGCGATGTTCTTGGCCCCAAACATGTGATGCTGGCCCATGTGGCCTACCACGAAGGCCTTGTGGCGGCGGCCAATGCCTGCGGGCAGACAGGCGCGCCCAAAACCGCCATGTCCTATGATACTGTGCCGGGCGCCATTTTTACCATACCCGAAATCGGCACCGTCGGATTAACGGAAGAACAGGCCCGGGAACAGGGTATGGACATTGAAACGGCAGTGGTCAATTTCAGATCCCTGGGAAAAGCCCATGCCATTGACCAGATTGCCGGAGAGGCAAAAATGATCGTGGAAAAAGCATCGGGCAAGGTACTCGGGGTTCACATCACAGGTCCCCATGCCACGGATCTGATCGCAGAAGCCGCCCTGGCTGTCAGCAACGGCCTGACGGCAGCGGATATAGCGCACACCATCCATGCCCATCCTACCCTGGCCGAAATCATGGGAGAAGCGTCTTTAAAAATTTTAGGCACCCCACTGCACGGATAA
- the glmM gene encoding phosphoglucosamine mutase, with protein MGQLFGTDGIRGMANTYPMTCDLAMKTGQAVGILTQKSANNCVVIGRDTRISGQMLEAALAAGIASVGIDVMIAGVIPTPAVAYLSGAVESCGAGIMISASHNPYHDNGIKIFQKGGIKLSDDQEADLENMILGPAIDLPSKIGIIGSACDAQDQYAQFLVKKFNFKNNAKKLKLVIDAANGAASFCAPKIFNADIFDVSFIHNQPDGININEACGSQHTQDLSDHVKTMKADLGLAFDGDADRLIAVDETGRQITGDTLLAVLAGFAKQTGKLGNNIVVSTVMSNVGFGNALAQLGIEHEITGVGDRQVLARMKETGSLMGGEDSGHMIFLDEQTTGDGLLSALKLIEVLIETQKPLSKLAEIMTVYPQVLINVEVDASRPDFMKVPKVADAIKAVESELGSQGRVLVRYSGTQPLLRVMVEGPEENMTRQCCEKICEAIRTHF; from the coding sequence ATGGGACAGTTATTTGGAACAGACGGTATACGGGGCATGGCAAACACCTATCCCATGACATGCGATTTGGCCATGAAAACAGGCCAGGCCGTGGGCATTTTGACACAAAAATCTGCCAACAATTGTGTTGTCATCGGCCGGGATACCCGAATTTCAGGCCAAATGCTTGAGGCGGCCCTGGCTGCCGGCATCGCGTCGGTGGGAATTGATGTCATGATCGCCGGTGTTATTCCCACACCGGCAGTGGCGTATCTAAGCGGTGCAGTTGAATCCTGCGGGGCCGGAATTATGATCTCCGCCTCCCATAACCCCTACCACGATAACGGTATCAAAATTTTTCAAAAAGGCGGTATTAAATTGTCCGATGACCAGGAGGCTGACCTTGAAAATATGATCCTTGGCCCGGCCATTGATCTGCCGTCAAAAATCGGCATCATCGGATCTGCCTGTGATGCCCAGGATCAATACGCACAGTTTCTGGTTAAAAAATTTAATTTTAAAAACAATGCAAAAAAACTCAAACTGGTGATTGATGCAGCAAACGGCGCGGCCAGTTTCTGTGCCCCCAAGATATTTAACGCCGATATTTTTGATGTCAGCTTTATTCACAACCAGCCGGACGGCATAAACATAAACGAAGCATGCGGCTCCCAGCACACACAGGATCTAAGCGATCATGTCAAAACAATGAAGGCCGATCTTGGCCTTGCCTTTGACGGCGACGCCGACCGTTTGATTGCCGTGGATGAAACAGGCCGGCAGATTACCGGAGACACCTTGCTGGCTGTTTTAGCCGGATTTGCCAAACAGACCGGCAAGCTTGGTAATAATATCGTTGTCAGTACGGTCATGAGCAATGTTGGATTTGGTAATGCACTGGCCCAATTGGGTATCGAACATGAAATAACAGGGGTCGGGGACAGGCAAGTATTGGCGCGCATGAAAGAAACAGGATCCTTGATGGGCGGGGAAGATTCGGGCCACATGATTTTTCTGGACGAACAGACCACAGGCGATGGGTTGCTATCGGCATTAAAGCTCATCGAAGTGTTGATTGAAACCCAAAAGCCATTATCCAAACTGGCTGAAATTATGACTGTTTATCCCCAGGTTCTGATCAATGTTGAAGTGGACGCATCCAGGCCTGATTTTATGAAAGTCCCAAAGGTTGCAGATGCCATTAAGGCCGTTGAATCAGAATTAGGCAGCCAGGGCAGGGTGCTTGTGCGGTATTCCGGGACACAGCCGTTGCTCAGGGTTATGGTTGAAGGACCTGAAGAAAATATGACCCGTCAATGCTGTGAGAAAATCTGCGAAGCCATCAGAACTCATTTTTAG
- a CDS encoding protein GlmU, with product MNLKKIEALVQKGVNIPNPATVFIGDDINVERISPDGVTLYSGTKLTGARTLIMPGTVLGYETPVTVENCLLGPGTKLKGGYFQESVFMGDNVFGSGGHVRTGCILEEQANAAHTVGLKQTILFPFVTLGSLINFCDCLMAGGTSRKDHSEVGSSFIHFNYTPNQDKATASMMGNVYQGVMLNRQPVFLGGQGGLVGPVRIAFGCISAAGSIIRNSEQRCDRLIMGGTMRSASVQWRPGIYTRPDRILTENIYYVSGLYALKAWYHFVRSLFTWDHMSQALVSGLQENIDVCIQERIKRLNAFGDKLKQSKNILLQRGKGQGSPSVDVHDTVLEKLSRLPSILDQTENDIKAPGPDGETFIQHIDTKNNHSRKDYVGFIQNLDESISTLGSAWLKGIEDRIVGAFELND from the coding sequence ATGAATTTAAAAAAGATTGAAGCCCTTGTACAAAAAGGGGTAAACATCCCAAATCCTGCCACCGTGTTTATCGGTGATGATATTAACGTTGAACGTATATCCCCGGATGGTGTAACGCTTTATTCGGGCACCAAACTGACCGGGGCAAGGACTCTGATCATGCCGGGCACTGTTCTTGGATACGAAACACCGGTAACGGTTGAGAACTGTCTTCTGGGACCCGGCACAAAACTCAAGGGCGGATATTTTCAGGAATCCGTGTTCATGGGGGATAATGTCTTTGGGTCCGGCGGGCATGTGCGAACAGGATGTATTCTTGAAGAACAGGCCAATGCAGCCCACACCGTCGGGCTCAAGCAGACCATCCTTTTTCCTTTTGTCACCCTGGGCAGCCTGATCAATTTCTGCGATTGCCTGATGGCCGGCGGAACCAGCCGGAAGGATCATTCCGAGGTGGGATCATCCTTTATCCACTTTAATTATACCCCGAACCAGGACAAGGCAACGGCCTCCATGATGGGCAATGTTTACCAGGGCGTGATGCTCAACAGGCAGCCTGTGTTTTTAGGAGGTCAGGGCGGGCTTGTGGGACCTGTCAGAATCGCTTTTGGGTGTATCAGTGCGGCAGGATCAATTATTAGGAACAGTGAACAGCGATGTGATCGGCTGATAATGGGCGGGACCATGAGAAGTGCATCCGTTCAGTGGCGCCCGGGTATCTACACCCGGCCTGACAGAATTCTAACTGAAAACATCTACTATGTTTCAGGACTGTATGCATTGAAAGCCTGGTATCATTTTGTTCGTTCCCTTTTTACCTGGGACCACATGTCCCAGGCGCTTGTATCAGGCCTGCAGGAAAATATTGATGTCTGTATTCAAGAACGCATAAAGCGGCTGAATGCATTTGGAGATAAACTTAAACAATCAAAGAATATTTTGCTGCAAAGGGGCAAAGGGCAGGGCAGTCCGTCTGTTGATGTCCACGACACGGTTTTGGAAAAACTGTCCCGATTGCCATCAATATTAGATCAAACTGAAAATGATATTAAAGCCCCTGGACCGGATGGTGAAACATTTATTCAGCATATTGACACAAAAAATAATCACAGTAGAAAAGACTACGTTGGATTCATTCAAAATCTTGACGAATCCATTTCGACCTTGGGATCGGCATGGCTTAAAGGCATTGAAGACCGGATTGTCGGCGCGTTTGAGTTGAACGACTAA
- a CDS encoding response regulator, whose product MANPARLLIVDDNEDILSTFYEFFNSLGYEVKTAVDGFAALKILRDKPDYFQCLITDLVMPNISGVGLISIVKKEYPDLKTIAMTGYGDHPGALASEAQADIVIFKPVDLFKIERKVAELIGCKED is encoded by the coding sequence ATGGCTAATCCAGCTCGACTTCTAATTGTGGACGACAATGAAGATATTTTGTCTACTTTTTATGAATTTTTTAACTCCCTTGGATACGAAGTTAAAACTGCGGTGGATGGATTTGCCGCGTTAAAGATTCTGCGGGATAAACCCGATTATTTCCAATGCCTGATCACAGACCTTGTCATGCCCAACATCAGCGGGGTCGGCTTGATTTCCATCGTCAAAAAAGAATACCCAGATCTGAAAACCATTGCCATGACCGGGTATGGGGATCACCCTGGCGCCCTTGCGTCCGAAGCCCAAGCCGATATTGTTATTTTCAAACCCGTTGACCTGTTTAAAATTGAACGCAAAGTTGCCGAACTTATAGGTTGCAAAGAAGATTAA
- a CDS encoding glucose-6-phosphate isomerase codes for MSPAGLLYPDDLSIQNLHAELTQAARELNTPDHHLSRLLVRPGRFSNFSLGIDGFFMDFSRQRLDENALSLLRKSPILSDALKKFSDMTQGKIVNPTENRAALHTAARGTGPSPLLFKEKDVKNQMQQVNEKIEQFCASIHEGRICSASGKPFAQAVVIGIGGSYLGCEFVYQALACADRKMDLLFLPNVDIDNFARVIESVDPETTLWIVISKSYTTTETMANLNQVSTWLKSMGIAPEDRMVTITAKGSPGDDPGTPVLASFHMFDFIGGRYSVSSAVGGLPLSLALGYDVFERFLDGCRIMDTHVLESPAEKNIALTAALISIWNTIYMAYPAQAIIPYASRLARLSPHVQQLYMESLGKSVSPEGDSLTQPAGTIIFGEPGTNAQHSFFQLAHQGKAFPIDFIGIKSPGYTGLQAMSKGVTNHQELWANLLAQAGALALGCRSDDPARNFEGNRPSTIITIENLEPESVGMLLSFYEARTVLEGFILGVNPFDQFGVELGKVMAGDIRKEMAARNQDASYTFACASKADNFYLDLLFEK; via the coding sequence ATGAGCCCGGCTGGTTTGCTGTATCCGGATGATTTATCAATTCAAAACCTTCATGCAGAACTAACACAGGCGGCCCGGGAATTAAACACGCCGGACCATCATTTAAGCCGGCTTTTAGTCCGGCCCGGACGGTTTTCTAATTTCAGCCTGGGGATTGACGGTTTTTTTATGGATTTTTCACGTCAGCGGCTTGATGAAAATGCGTTGTCTTTGCTGCGTAAATCCCCGATATTGTCCGATGCGCTTAAAAAATTCAGTGACATGACCCAGGGAAAAATCGTAAATCCAACCGAAAACCGGGCAGCGCTGCACACTGCGGCCCGGGGAACGGGGCCGTCACCGCTTTTATTTAAAGAGAAGGATGTTAAAAATCAGATGCAGCAGGTCAATGAAAAGATAGAGCAATTCTGCGCATCTATTCATGAAGGCCGAATCTGCTCGGCAAGTGGAAAACCGTTTGCCCAGGCGGTTGTCATTGGGATTGGCGGCTCATATCTTGGGTGTGAATTTGTTTACCAGGCCCTGGCCTGCGCTGACAGAAAAATGGACCTTTTATTTCTGCCCAACGTGGATATTGACAATTTTGCCCGGGTCATTGAATCCGTTGACCCGGAGACCACCCTCTGGATCGTGATTTCCAAATCCTACACCACCACCGAAACCATGGCCAATCTCAATCAGGTCAGCACATGGTTAAAATCCATGGGCATTGCCCCTGAAGATCGCATGGTGACCATTACGGCCAAAGGTAGCCCGGGAGATGATCCCGGGACCCCAGTACTGGCCTCTTTCCACATGTTTGATTTCATCGGCGGCAGGTATTCAGTCTCCTCGGCTGTGGGTGGGCTGCCTTTAAGTCTTGCACTTGGATATGATGTTTTTGAACGCTTTCTGGACGGATGCAGAATAATGGACACCCATGTACTGGAAAGTCCGGCTGAAAAGAACATTGCATTAACCGCCGCACTGATTTCCATTTGGAACACTATTTACATGGCATATCCGGCCCAGGCCATTATTCCCTATGCATCAAGACTGGCCCGGCTCAGTCCTCATGTACAGCAACTTTATATGGAAAGCCTTGGTAAATCAGTTTCTCCGGAAGGGGATTCCTTAACTCAACCGGCAGGCACCATTATTTTCGGCGAGCCCGGCACGAATGCCCAGCACTCATTTTTCCAGCTGGCCCATCAGGGAAAGGCCTTCCCCATTGATTTCATCGGCATCAAATCCCCCGGATATACCGGACTTCAGGCAATGTCCAAAGGGGTGACCAACCACCAGGAACTGTGGGCCAATCTTTTAGCCCAGGCTGGAGCCCTTGCCCTGGGCTGCAGGTCCGATGATCCGGCCAGAAATTTTGAAGGCAACCGGCCCTCAACAATAATAACCATAGAGAATCTGGAACCCGAAAGTGTAGGGATGCTGCTCTCTTTTTACGAAGCCAGAACCGTTTTAGAAGGGTTTATTCTCGGCGTGAACCCCTTTGATCAGTTTGGTGTGGAGTTAGGCAAGGTCATGGCTGGAGATATCCGAAAAGAGATGGCCGCAAGAAATCAGGATGCGTCATACACCTTTGCCTGTGCATCAAAGGCGGATAATTTTTATCTGGATCTTTTATTTGAAAAATAA
- a CDS encoding beta-ketoacyl-ACP synthase III, which translates to MKKSIINGSGFFVPPHIVTNQDLTEFIDTSDEWIRQRTGIHQRHWITEEDACGSSDLGTHAARMALDKAGWSPEDLDFIIFATLSPDIMFPGGGCLLARNLGLDATPALDIRQQCTGFLYGFATADAYIKSGLASKILLVGAEVHSSGLDKTTRGRDVTVIFGDGAAAICIEAVDTDENVGLIASALHADGNFAEALKTELPASNLFKRMPDGVPFDDPRYFPFMDGPAIFKKAVRMLPKVTQEVLQKAGMELSEIDLVIPHQANKRINQAFGQFLKLPEDKVFHNIEKYGNTTAASIPLALHEAMETGRVGKSGDVVLFAGLGAGLTWGASLYKFP; encoded by the coding sequence ATGAAAAAATCAATTATCAATGGCTCAGGCTTCTTTGTTCCCCCCCATATTGTCACCAATCAAGATTTGACCGAATTTATTGATACATCCGACGAATGGATTCGTCAGCGCACAGGGATCCATCAACGGCATTGGATCACAGAAGAGGATGCCTGTGGTTCATCGGACTTGGGCACCCACGCTGCCCGCATGGCACTGGACAAAGCAGGGTGGAGCCCCGAAGATCTGGATTTTATCATTTTTGCCACCCTGAGTCCGGATATCATGTTTCCCGGAGGCGGATGCCTTCTGGCACGAAATCTCGGGCTTGATGCCACACCCGCCCTGGATATCCGCCAGCAGTGCACCGGATTTTTGTACGGATTTGCAACCGCAGATGCCTACATAAAGTCCGGCCTTGCCTCAAAAATTCTTTTGGTGGGTGCTGAAGTGCACTCCTCCGGACTTGACAAAACCACCCGGGGCCGGGATGTGACAGTCATTTTCGGAGACGGGGCCGCCGCCATCTGTATTGAAGCCGTGGACACCGATGAAAATGTGGGCCTGATCGCTTCAGCATTGCATGCAGACGGCAATTTTGCAGAGGCTTTGAAAACCGAACTGCCGGCGTCCAATCTTTTCAAACGCATGCCCGATGGCGTACCCTTTGATGATCCCAGATATTTTCCGTTCATGGATGGCCCTGCCATTTTTAAAAAAGCGGTGCGCATGCTGCCCAAGGTGACCCAGGAAGTATTGCAAAAAGCAGGTATGGAATTGTCTGAGATTGATCTTGTGATACCCCACCAGGCCAACAAGCGTATCAATCAGGCCTTTGGCCAGTTTCTCAAACTGCCCGAAGACAAAGTGTTTCATAATATTGAAAAATACGGCAATACCACCGCCGCCAGCATTCCTTTGGCCTTACACGAAGCCATGGAAACAGGTCGGGTTGGTAAATCCGGGGATGTTGTTCTGTTTGCCGGACTTGGTGCAGGGCTCACCTGGGGGGCATCCCTGTATAAATTCCCCTGA
- a CDS encoding sigma-54 dependent transcriptional regulator translates to MTSPTPLIGVSSPMLKIKELINHVAQTCLNILITGETGVGKGVVARSLHAESNRAQNNFVQINCAALPETLLESELYGYEKGAFTGAHKKRYGKFLTADKGVLFLDEIGDMPLSLQSKMLHVLQSGEFSPLGSDQDYKTDVWVIAATNQSLEENIKNKTFREDLFYRLNIIKIDIPPLRERPEDIPALIEYYFKRYLPEHPNTKAQRPDSRTMERLCSYHWPGNVRQLQNCIKKQMVLSSWDKIFEELPNDAYSTQVSSSDINSSGHSAGSVLRSSEHQLENDPGNKRLSIISEFVDLSTSSEKLFEDISLKKIKKLASDKVEKEVITFVLEKVGWNRSKAAKILKVSYKTLLYKMSEFDVNPPIS, encoded by the coding sequence ATGACTTCACCAACCCCGCTGATAGGCGTTTCAAGCCCTATGCTGAAAATCAAGGAACTGATCAACCATGTGGCCCAAACCTGTCTAAATATTTTGATCACAGGTGAAACGGGTGTTGGAAAGGGCGTGGTTGCCAGAAGCCTGCATGCTGAATCGAATCGGGCCCAAAACAATTTTGTACAAATTAATTGTGCGGCGCTGCCTGAAACCCTTCTGGAGTCAGAACTTTACGGTTATGAAAAAGGCGCGTTTACCGGCGCACACAAAAAACGATATGGAAAGTTTCTAACTGCAGACAAGGGTGTTCTTTTTCTTGACGAAATCGGGGATATGCCCCTGTCCCTTCAATCTAAAATGCTCCACGTGCTCCAAAGCGGGGAATTCTCTCCTTTGGGCTCAGACCAGGATTACAAAACTGATGTCTGGGTCATTGCCGCAACCAACCAGAGCCTTGAAGAAAATATAAAAAATAAAACCTTCCGAGAGGACCTTTTTTACCGGCTTAATATAATCAAAATAGATATCCCGCCACTGCGTGAACGGCCCGAAGATATCCCTGCCCTGATTGAGTATTATTTCAAAAGATACTTGCCGGAACACCCCAACACAAAGGCCCAAAGGCCTGACAGCCGGACTATGGAAAGGCTTTGCAGTTACCACTGGCCCGGTAATGTACGCCAGTTGCAAAATTGTATCAAAAAACAGATGGTGCTCAGTTCCTGGGATAAAATTTTTGAAGAGTTGCCCAATGATGCTTACAGTACCCAAGTATCGTCCTCAGATATTAACTCCTCTGGGCATTCGGCTGGTTCTGTCTTGCGTTCCTCCGAGCATCAACTTGAAAACGATCCTGGAAACAAGCGGTTGAGTATTATTTCAGAATTTGTAGACCTCTCCACAAGTTCTGAAAAATTGTTTGAAGATATCTCTTTGAAAAAAATCAAGAAGCTTGCTTCGGACAAGGTGGAGAAAGAGGTGATTACTTTTGTGCTGGAAAAGGTGGGGTGGAACCGGTCCAAAGCTGCGAAAATTTTAAAGGTTTCTTACAAAACCCTGTTGTATAAAATGAGCGAATTCGATGTGAATCCGCCCATCAGTTAA